The following proteins are encoded in a genomic region of Amphiura filiformis chromosome 11, Afil_fr2py, whole genome shotgun sequence:
- the LOC140164492 gene encoding polymerase delta-interacting protein 2-like: MATCVAGVLFRRHCGLAWIVGCNRQQSRNVATKSKLQMVGKLAPKKDGKYPSGQLFVHSIFGYRGVVLFPWMAKIYDRDIPGNKKDKLLSKLEASKSKDPQLNKDPDAESMIKPDTNKEVQAKTQVYYQVLMDFNDLPHIRAESEGVTFLGNRDQGSSRLYRVVGLDNVSHDDVLPYVSSEIQPIQHDLFDKFLEHAAGNDPPYMPITTLKEWKTKNHPFLELSEVHRETTENIRVTVTPFYLGAESYEGKNYHWRYCVRIENLGDKAVQLRERSWKIFSISGTLENVKDRGVQGVEPVLSSIHAGHSAFQYTSHVTLKSPSGHMWGSYRMEREDGIWFDARIPPFSLESKEHSNPDPHGGVFG; this comes from the exons atggcGACTTGCGTAGCCGGAGTATTGTTTCGGAGACACTGTGGTTTGGCGTGGATTGTGGGGTGTAATAGGCAACAAAGTCGAAATGTAGCAACCAAATC AAAACTTCAAATGGTAGGGAAGCTTGCTCCCAAGAAAGATGGCAAATACCCTTCTGGTCAG TTATTTGTACACTCAATTTTTGGGTACAGAGGCGTTGTACTTTTCCCATGGATGGCCAAAATTTATGACAGAGATATTCCAGGCAATAAGAAAGACAA ACTACTTTCCAAACTAGAAGCATCTAAATCTAAAGACCCACAGTTAAATAAGGACCCTGATGCTGAGAGTATGATCAAACCTGACACCAACAAAGAAGTACAAGCTAAGACACAGGTCTACTATCAAGTATTAATGGACTTCAATGATCTACCTCACATA AGAGCAGAGTCGGAGGGTGTGACATTCCTTGGTAACAGAGATCAAGGGAGCTCAAGATTATACAGAGTTGTAG GACTAGATAATGTATCCCATGATGATGTTCTTCCGTATGTGTCGTCAGAAATACAGCCTATCCAGCATGATCTATTCGATAAATTCTTAGAACATGCAGCCGGTAATG ATCCTCCTTATATGCCTATCACCACACTAAAAGAGTGGAAAACAAAAAACCATCCTTTCTTAGAATTATCAGAAGTGCACAGAGAGACAACAGAGAATATAAGAGTTACAGTCACGCCTTTCTATCTAGGAGCAGAG TCATACGAAGGAAAGAATTATCAT TGGCGATATTGTGTAAGAATAGAAAACCTAGGTGATAAAGCAGTGCAGTTACGAGAGAGATCATGGAAGATCTTTAGCATATCAGGAACCTTAGAAAATGTCAAAGACAGAGGAGTACAAGGAGTG GAACCCGTCTTATCCAGTATACATGCTGGTCATTCAGCCTTTCAATATACTAGTCATGTTACGCTAAAATCGCCCAGTGGACATATGTG GGGCTCATACCGTATGGAGAGAGAAGATGGCATCTGGTTTGATGCAAGAATACCACCGTTCTCATTAGAAAGCAAAGAACATAGTAACCCAGACCCTCATGGAGGAGTCTTTGGATGA